A single Ruficoccus amylovorans DNA region contains:
- a CDS encoding lipid-A-disaccharide synthase N-terminal domain-containing protein, producing the protein MDRTLFEVPGLGLTVTLWKVIGYFGVAVFGSRWLVQVFATHKAKKVTMPRLFWYMSLTGSLCLISYFIWGKNDSVGILSNLFPATIAFYNLITDIRHAKVQKAEAQEIGE; encoded by the coding sequence ATGGACCGCACCTTGTTCGAGGTGCCAGGGCTTGGCCTGACCGTGACGCTGTGGAAGGTGATCGGCTACTTCGGGGTGGCCGTCTTTGGCTCGCGCTGGCTGGTGCAGGTCTTCGCCACTCATAAGGCGAAAAAAGTGACCATGCCCCGCCTCTTCTGGTACATGAGCCTGACCGGCAGCCTCTGCCTGATCTCGTACTTCATCTGGGGCAAGAACGACTCGGTCGGCATCCTCTCGAACCTTTTCCCGGCGACCATCGCGTTTTACAACCTCATCACCGACATTCGCCATGCCAAGGTGCAAAAGGCCGAGGCGCAGGAGATCGGCGAATGA
- a CDS encoding LysR family transcriptional regulator, giving the protein MHIENFKIFSDLVESQSFSRAAKLNGITQSAVSQQLRAMEKHFNVLIVDRSQKQFRLTREGSKLYESAKELLHMYEKLTSELQEMKKVISGTIHISTIYSIGLHELPPYVKEFLQEFPSVNVRVEYRRSNLVYEDVLHNAVDLGLVAYPNKIRQLEVIPFQEDHLVVICSPNHPLARQKQVEVKDLSEHRFIGFEQDIPTRKATDQFFKEVKLDIEPVMEFDNIETVKRAVEIDAGISIVPSTTVIQEVKQGLICSLNIKGKKLSRPLAIVHRKGRVLTPAMKKLISLLTGKNLVKSAAA; this is encoded by the coding sequence ATGCACATAGAAAATTTCAAGATTTTCAGCGATCTGGTCGAAAGCCAGAGCTTTTCTCGTGCCGCCAAGCTGAATGGCATTACCCAGTCCGCCGTCAGTCAACAACTTCGGGCGATGGAGAAACACTTCAATGTCCTGATTGTTGACCGTAGTCAAAAACAATTTCGACTTACCCGCGAAGGCTCGAAGCTGTACGAGTCAGCAAAGGAGCTCCTGCACATGTACGAAAAGCTCACCAGCGAGCTGCAGGAGATGAAAAAGGTTATTAGCGGGACTATTCATATCTCCACCATTTACAGTATCGGCCTGCACGAGTTGCCGCCGTACGTGAAGGAGTTCCTGCAGGAGTTCCCCTCGGTCAACGTCCGCGTGGAGTATCGCCGCTCGAATCTCGTCTACGAAGACGTGCTGCACAACGCCGTGGATCTCGGCCTGGTCGCCTACCCCAACAAAATCCGCCAGCTCGAAGTCATCCCCTTTCAGGAGGACCACCTCGTGGTCATCTGCAGCCCGAACCACCCGCTGGCCCGCCAGAAGCAGGTCGAGGTCAAGGATTTGTCCGAGCACCGCTTCATCGGATTCGAGCAGGACATCCCGACCCGCAAGGCCACCGACCAGTTCTTCAAGGAGGTCAAGCTCGACATCGAGCCGGTCATGGAGTTCGACAACATCGAGACCGTCAAGCGCGCCGTCGAAATTGACGCGGGTATCTCCATCGTCCCCTCGACCACCGTCATACAGGAGGTCAAGCAGGGCCTGATCTGCTCGCTCAACATCAAGGGTAAAAAGCTCTCGCGCCCGCTGGCCATCGTCCACCGCAAGGGCCGCGTGCTCACCCCCGCGATGAAAAAGCTGATCAGCCTCCTTACCGGCAAGAACCTGGTCAAATCCGCCGCTGCCTAG
- a CDS encoding CCA tRNA nucleotidyltransferase gives MSSRLISIQSSLRPTEFDAGVRIAEAVRQTGGRAFFVGGCVRDALLGRASKDADMEVFGLEEKLLLRLLRRDFEVNAVGRAFGVFKLRGLELDVSLPRRESKQGTGHRGFAVTGDPHMSQVEAASRRDFTLNALSWDPLSGELVDPFNGRADLENRILRHTSDKFSEDPLRVLRAMQFLARFELTIAPETLELCRQITPENLPRERIFSEWEKLVLKGVRPSLGLTFLKDCGWIRYTPELAALVGCEQDPQWHPEGDVWTHTLHCMDAFARQRIGNDWEDLVVGLAVLCHDMGKPQTTYTDEDGRIRSPRHDTEGVIPAELFLRHLTAHQQLIEDVLILVETHMRPALLHAAQAGDNAVRRLARKVGRIDRLIRVAEADMGGRPPLSADFPAGQWLLERAEALSIKDAAPEPLIQGRHLIAFGLKPGPRFRPLIDACYEAQLDGEFNDLNGGLAHLKALLPREPDSPATSG, from the coding sequence ATGTCCAGCAGGTTAATATCCATTCAAAGCTCCCTCCGCCCCACCGAATTCGACGCCGGGGTGCGCATCGCCGAGGCCGTGCGCCAGACCGGAGGGCGGGCCTTCTTCGTCGGGGGCTGCGTGCGCGACGCCCTGCTCGGGCGCGCCTCCAAGGACGCCGACATGGAGGTCTTCGGACTGGAGGAAAAGCTCCTTCTGAGGCTGCTGCGCCGTGACTTCGAGGTCAACGCCGTGGGCCGCGCCTTCGGGGTATTCAAGCTGAGGGGCCTGGAGCTGGACGTGAGCCTGCCCCGTCGCGAGTCCAAACAGGGCACTGGCCACCGGGGCTTCGCCGTCACGGGTGACCCACACATGAGCCAGGTCGAGGCGGCTTCGCGGCGCGACTTCACACTCAACGCCCTCTCCTGGGACCCGCTCAGCGGCGAGCTGGTCGATCCCTTCAACGGACGCGCCGACCTGGAAAACCGCATCCTGCGCCACACCTCGGACAAGTTCAGCGAAGACCCCTTGCGCGTGCTGCGGGCCATGCAGTTTCTGGCGCGTTTCGAGTTAACCATCGCCCCGGAGACGCTGGAGCTTTGCCGTCAGATCACCCCGGAAAACCTCCCCCGTGAACGCATCTTCAGCGAGTGGGAAAAGCTCGTGCTCAAGGGCGTTCGCCCCTCGCTCGGGCTGACCTTTTTAAAAGACTGTGGCTGGATACGCTACACGCCCGAACTGGCCGCGCTCGTCGGCTGCGAGCAAGACCCGCAGTGGCACCCCGAGGGCGACGTGTGGACCCACACCCTGCACTGCATGGACGCCTTCGCCCGGCAACGCATCGGCAACGACTGGGAAGATCTCGTCGTCGGCCTGGCCGTGCTCTGCCACGACATGGGCAAGCCACAAACGACCTACACCGACGAGGACGGGCGCATCCGCTCCCCCCGGCACGACACCGAGGGCGTCATTCCGGCGGAGTTGTTCCTGCGCCACCTGACCGCGCACCAGCAACTGATCGAGGACGTGCTCATCCTGGTCGAGACCCACATGCGCCCCGCCCTCCTCCACGCCGCCCAGGCCGGCGACAACGCCGTGCGCAGGCTGGCCCGCAAGGTCGGACGTATTGACCGGCTGATCCGCGTGGCCGAAGCCGACATGGGCGGCCGCCCGCCGCTGAGCGCCGACTTCCCCGCCGGGCAGTGGCTGCTGGAGCGGGCCGAGGCCCTCTCGATCAAGGACGCCGCCCCCGAGCCGCTCATCCAGGGCCGCCACCTGATCGCGTTCGGGCTCAAGCCCGGCCCGCGCTTCCGCCCCCTGATCGACGCCTGCTACGAGGCCCAGCTCGACGGCGAATTTAATGACCTCAACGGCGGCCTCGCCCACCTGAAAGCGTTACTCCCCCGGGAACCGGATTCGCCTGCGACATCGGGTTGA
- a CDS encoding DMT family protein, protein MHPILKLVLLLCCSNVFMTFAWYAHLKEMNNRPWIIAALVSWGIALLEYLFQVPANRIGYTVLSVGQLKIIQEVITLSVFVPFSVFYMREPLKWDYLWAGLCLVGAVYFMFRDKIA, encoded by the coding sequence ATGCATCCCATTCTGAAACTCGTCCTGCTGCTTTGTTGCAGTAATGTCTTCATGACCTTCGCCTGGTACGCTCATCTGAAGGAGATGAACAACCGGCCTTGGATCATCGCGGCGCTGGTGAGCTGGGGCATTGCGCTGCTGGAGTACCTCTTTCAGGTGCCCGCCAACCGGATCGGCTACACCGTGCTCAGCGTCGGGCAACTCAAAATCATTCAGGAGGTGATCACGCTTTCGGTCTTTGTCCCGTTCTCGGTCTTCTACATGCGCGAGCCCCTCAAGTGGGACTACCTCTGGGCCGGGCTGTGTCTGGTGGGTGCGGTCTATTTTATGTTCCGCGATAAAATTGCCTGA
- a CDS encoding SirB1 family protein, with amino-acid sequence MNPHATPERKAALLALLDDPSKAVRTAVLEAYRELGETGVSWLREAVRADGDRADDARRVLHELREDDPKAAFIEFIHSYRYELETGALMLNRTWYPDLDLAECCLFLDAIADRCEQLFCEPSTDFEKCRVLNRVIFHEYGFSGDQEDFYHPDNSFLNRVLERRRGLPITLSIVYLLVAYRCGLPLEPVGFPGRFMVGCYTEGEPFFIDVFESGVFRTAEELEAMLESHRLESDPGILAPISVGEVLVRCCRNLVNQFTRARDPESARLYADFVHEFENAYKRKA; translated from the coding sequence ATGAACCCCCACGCCACTCCCGAACGCAAGGCCGCTTTGCTGGCTTTGCTGGACGACCCTTCCAAGGCCGTGCGGACCGCCGTGCTCGAAGCCTACCGGGAACTGGGCGAGACGGGAGTCTCGTGGCTGCGCGAAGCCGTGCGCGCCGATGGAGATCGGGCCGATGACGCCCGCCGCGTGCTTCACGAACTGCGCGAGGACGACCCGAAGGCGGCCTTTATCGAGTTCATCCACTCGTACCGTTACGAGCTGGAAACCGGCGCGCTCATGCTCAACCGCACCTGGTATCCGGATCTTGATCTGGCCGAGTGCTGCCTGTTCCTTGACGCCATCGCCGACCGCTGCGAACAGCTTTTCTGCGAGCCTTCGACAGACTTTGAAAAATGCCGCGTGCTCAACCGGGTGATTTTTCACGAGTACGGCTTCAGTGGAGACCAGGAGGATTTTTACCACCCCGATAACAGCTTCCTCAACCGCGTGCTTGAGCGCCGGCGCGGGCTGCCCATCACGCTCTCCATCGTGTACTTGCTCGTGGCCTACCGCTGCGGGCTGCCGCTGGAGCCGGTCGGCTTTCCCGGGCGGTTCATGGTCGGCTGCTACACCGAGGGCGAGCCGTTCTTTATCGACGTGTTCGAGAGCGGGGTTTTTCGCACCGCCGAGGAGCTGGAGGCCATGCTCGAATCCCACCGGCTGGAAAGTGACCCGGGCATTCTCGCCCCGATTTCAGTCGGCGAAGTGCTCGTGCGCTGCTGTCGCAATCTCGTCAACCAGTTTACCCGGGCGCGTGACCCCGAATCGGCTCGCCTCTACGCCGATTTCGTTCATGAATTCGAAAATGCTTACAAGCGCAAAGCTTGA
- a CDS encoding SanA/YdcF family protein has protein sequence MKARRKPVKKRLKILGVGLAVLVFFPLSVLVLILYARREVETSAQGRVASEAGGVPKTRVALVLGCSRYLDSGEENLFFSARMDAARELYEAGAVEYLLVSGDNSRPDYDESSDMKEALMEQGVPEERIACDYAGFSTLDSVLRAREVFGLEQFVIVSQGFHVRRALYIARANGLDATGYAARDVGGTGGKFIRLREALARVKVLLDVRVFGRAPKFLGEPVVIGQHP, from the coding sequence ATGAAAGCCCGTCGCAAGCCCGTGAAAAAACGCCTGAAAATATTGGGTGTCGGCTTGGCTGTGCTGGTGTTTTTTCCGCTTTCGGTACTGGTGCTGATTCTTTACGCCCGGCGTGAAGTCGAGACTTCGGCGCAGGGACGGGTGGCGAGCGAGGCTGGAGGCGTTCCGAAAACGCGGGTTGCGCTGGTGCTGGGGTGCTCGCGGTATTTGGACAGCGGAGAGGAGAATCTGTTTTTCTCCGCGCGGATGGATGCGGCCCGCGAACTTTACGAGGCCGGGGCGGTCGAGTACCTGCTGGTCAGCGGTGACAACTCTCGGCCTGACTACGACGAAAGCTCGGACATGAAGGAGGCGCTGATGGAGCAGGGCGTGCCGGAGGAACGAATCGCGTGCGATTATGCCGGATTCAGCACGCTGGATTCGGTCCTGCGGGCGCGTGAGGTATTCGGACTGGAGCAGTTTGTTATCGTTTCGCAGGGGTTCCATGTGCGCCGCGCGCTCTACATCGCTCGCGCCAACGGCCTCGACGCCACCGGCTACGCGGCTCGCGACGTGGGCGGGACCGGAGGAAAGTTTATCCGGCTGCGCGAGGCGCTGGCCAGGGTAAAAGTCCTCCTCGATGTGCGCGTGTTCGGGCGCGCGCCGAAGTTCCTTGGAGAGCCTGTTGTGATTGGCCAGCATCCTTGA
- a CDS encoding YggS family pyridoxal phosphate-dependent enzyme, with amino-acid sequence MIKYAEFAARCEEIQNRIHKACENSGRRPEEVTILPVTKNHPADAARYAAQAGFAAVGENRVQEAMEKQPLAPEGLRWELIGHLQSNKARQAATHFDRVQSVDSAKLLQRLDIAAAEAGRTLAILLQINAGDDPAKFGVHCDEAEPLLAAALACSHLRVDGLMTIAPLDDDKAVAARAFERLRLTRDRLSEKLGTPLPVLSMGMTDDLEEAVKAGSTLVRIGTALFGTRPGY; translated from the coding sequence ATGATTAAATACGCTGAATTTGCTGCCCGCTGCGAAGAAATCCAGAACCGGATTCACAAGGCTTGCGAAAACTCGGGGCGCCGACCGGAAGAGGTGACCATTCTTCCCGTGACGAAAAACCATCCCGCCGACGCCGCCCGGTACGCCGCGCAGGCCGGCTTTGCCGCCGTAGGGGAGAACCGTGTGCAGGAGGCGATGGAGAAGCAACCGCTCGCGCCAGAGGGGCTGCGCTGGGAACTGATCGGCCACCTCCAGTCAAACAAGGCCCGTCAGGCGGCCACTCATTTTGACCGCGTGCAGTCGGTGGACTCGGCAAAGCTCCTGCAGCGTCTCGACATCGCCGCCGCGGAGGCCGGGCGAACACTCGCCATCCTCCTGCAAATCAACGCCGGGGACGATCCGGCCAAGTTCGGGGTCCACTGCGACGAGGCCGAGCCCTTGCTGGCCGCCGCGTTGGCCTGCTCGCACCTGCGGGTTGACGGGCTGATGACGATTGCCCCGCTGGACGACGACAAAGCCGTGGCCGCCCGCGCCTTTGAGCGATTGCGCCTGACCCGCGACCGACTCAGTGAAAAACTCGGCACGCCTTTGCCGGTGCTCTCGATGGGGATGACCGACGACCTGGAGGAAGCCGTCAAGGCGGGCAGCACACTCGTCCGCATCGGCACCGCGCTCTTCGGGACGCGTCCGGGGTATTGA
- a CDS encoding ATP-binding protein, with protein MQIEDHPFFHASDVEDVRPLAERTAVSEYKKGDVVFTEGSPSDTLCLVLEGTVAFTKSIPGEEDRIISYSEAGNFFGEIGIFTGAPRALNAVAQTTPVKIAQIGRDSLVEFIKNTPGPIEQILGSIVNHLHATTRHYVDDMLQKEKMAMVGTMMNTIIHDFKNPFTLISLGAQLLRSQHPDPKTLRICENIEAQVQRMVEMANELSEFSKGEQRLHLTRIDLAELCEKFRQMNEPFFRHDRVVIEMRATPVTVMGEESKLIRVLQNLVGNAIEAFDEDRRGQVQIFVHNLESTAEIIVSDNGKGIPESIRHNLFSPFITYGKSRGTGLGTAIVKSIVDAHGGSIDFETMTNGGTTFTITLPKAQEA; from the coding sequence ATGCAGATCGAGGACCATCCCTTTTTCCACGCTTCCGATGTGGAGGATGTCCGCCCGTTGGCGGAACGGACTGCCGTCAGCGAATATAAGAAGGGTGACGTGGTTTTTACCGAAGGCAGCCCCTCGGATACGCTCTGCCTCGTGCTGGAGGGCACCGTCGCCTTCACCAAGAGCATCCCCGGCGAGGAAGACCGCATCATCAGTTACAGCGAAGCGGGGAACTTCTTTGGCGAGATCGGGATTTTCACCGGTGCGCCGCGCGCGCTCAATGCCGTGGCTCAGACCACCCCGGTAAAGATCGCCCAGATCGGGCGCGACAGTCTGGTCGAGTTCATCAAAAACACTCCCGGCCCCATCGAGCAAATCCTCGGCAGCATTGTCAACCACCTCCACGCCACCACCCGACACTACGTGGACGACATGCTCCAGAAGGAAAAGATGGCCATGGTCGGCACGATGATGAACACCATCATCCACGACTTTAAAAACCCCTTCACCCTGATCAGCCTTGGCGCGCAGCTCCTGCGCAGCCAGCATCCCGACCCCAAGACCCTCCGCATCTGCGAAAACATCGAGGCTCAGGTGCAGCGCATGGTCGAGATGGCCAACGAGCTGAGCGAGTTCTCCAAGGGCGAGCAGCGGCTCCACCTGACGCGGATCGACCTGGCCGAACTGTGCGAGAAGTTCCGGCAGATGAACGAACCGTTTTTCCGCCACGACCGCGTGGTGATCGAGATGCGGGCCACCCCCGTCACCGTCATGGGCGAGGAGAGCAAGCTCATCCGCGTGCTGCAAAACCTCGTCGGCAACGCCATCGAAGCCTTCGATGAGGATCGGCGCGGCCAGGTGCAGATCTTTGTCCACAACCTCGAATCGACGGCCGAAATCATCGTCAGCGACAACGGCAAGGGCATCCCCGAGTCCATCCGTCACAACCTTTTCAGCCCCTTCATCACCTACGGCAAGAGCCGCGGCACCGGCCTGGGCACAGCGATTGTCAAATCCATCGTGGACGCCCACGGCGGCAGCATCGACTTCGAGACCATGACCAACGGCGGCACCACCTTTACCATCACCCTGCCCAAGGCCCAGGAAGCATGA
- a CDS encoding AEC family transporter gives MVDYGTIFSAVLPVFLLVGLGWAARARGWFSAQGEREVMRLVVYLLYPCLIFRFVLGNELLRESSVVVESVATGYLFVAGGVLVSALCAPLFGIREARDRGTFAFVAATYNYGYVAIPVASLFFSDAAIGVMLVVNVGVDLAIWTVGVSVVSGSFNRRNLKKAFSPPAVAVLIGLPLNYLGGHDLFPSAALGLIDMLAACAIPVGIFIIGVAFCELARESGARLRPGVVAGGVCMRHLVLPALMLGATCVIPFSPAVRDVVIVHAAMPCGIFPVVLAKHYGGSGNLAFQAVAASCLAGMLTIPLWIKAGFWLFGN, from the coding sequence ATGGTCGATTACGGCACAATTTTTTCGGCGGTGCTGCCGGTTTTCCTGTTGGTGGGGCTGGGCTGGGCAGCCCGGGCGCGAGGGTGGTTTTCCGCGCAGGGCGAGCGCGAAGTCATGCGTCTGGTCGTGTACCTGCTGTACCCGTGCCTGATTTTCCGCTTCGTGCTGGGCAACGAACTGCTGCGCGAAAGCTCGGTCGTAGTCGAATCCGTCGCTACGGGTTACTTGTTCGTGGCGGGCGGGGTGCTGGTTTCGGCCTTGTGCGCGCCGCTGTTCGGCATCCGCGAGGCGCGTGACCGGGGGACGTTTGCCTTTGTCGCGGCGACCTACAACTACGGTTACGTGGCCATCCCGGTGGCCTCGCTGTTTTTCTCCGACGCGGCCATCGGGGTCATGCTCGTGGTCAACGTCGGGGTGGACCTGGCCATCTGGACGGTCGGGGTTAGCGTCGTCTCGGGGAGCTTTAACCGCCGCAATCTGAAAAAAGCCTTCTCGCCCCCGGCGGTGGCCGTGCTCATTGGCCTGCCCCTGAATTACCTGGGCGGGCACGACCTTTTTCCCTCCGCCGCCCTCGGCCTGATCGACATGCTGGCGGCCTGCGCCATCCCGGTCGGGATTTTTATCATCGGGGTGGCCTTCTGCGAACTGGCCCGCGAAAGTGGCGCCCGGTTGCGCCCCGGCGTCGTGGCCGGGGGCGTCTGCATGCGACACCTCGTGCTGCCCGCGCTCATGCTCGGGGCGACCTGCGTCATTCCCTTTTCACCCGCCGTGCGGGACGTCGTCATCGTCCACGCCGCCATGCCCTGCGGGATTTTCCCGGTTGTATTGGCCAAGCACTACGGCGGCTCCGGTAACCTCGCCTTCCAGGCCGTGGCCGCCAGTTGCCTCGCCGGGATGCTCACCATCCCGCTGTGGATCAAGGCCGGGTTCTGGCTCTTCGGTAATTAG
- a CDS encoding prepilin peptidase, producing the protein MFEYIEEIDTLVPWFFPLAVFLFGACWGSFLNVVIYRVPAGKSVIRPGSHCACGQPIAWYDNIPILSWCLLRGKARCCGRYFSFRYPFVELLTGVLFVTAWLLLPPQVALAGFVFIALLIAGTFIDLDTMTLPDQITVGGCIAGVALSFLLPELHGFGGGEPWLLRAIRSAVIGMTGAAVGSGVILWIALSAEAVLRREAMGFGDVILMGCIGAFCGWQGALFAIFGGALLGTLVVIPMMILQKLFGLALPGPGKVVKAGAEGVSAALDKEEAAARAKAEATSKAAARSAGSECSKGDAGSEDIAASSESAKAGAAAQEAAADQQLGMGVAIPFGPWLALGGLVYFLFMRGPTDAYLEALKAAVFAPLGGGGA; encoded by the coding sequence ATGTTTGAGTACATTGAAGAAATTGACACGCTCGTGCCGTGGTTCTTTCCGCTGGCGGTGTTCCTGTTCGGGGCCTGCTGGGGGAGCTTTTTAAACGTGGTCATCTACCGGGTCCCGGCGGGGAAGTCCGTCATCCGGCCCGGCTCCCATTGCGCCTGCGGCCAGCCCATCGCCTGGTATGACAATATCCCGATCCTGTCGTGGTGCCTGCTGCGCGGGAAAGCCCGCTGCTGCGGACGGTATTTCAGCTTCCGTTACCCCTTTGTCGAGTTGCTGACCGGGGTGCTCTTTGTGACGGCGTGGCTGCTGCTGCCGCCGCAGGTGGCCTTGGCCGGGTTTGTCTTTATCGCCCTGCTGATCGCGGGGACTTTTATCGATCTGGACACGATGACCCTGCCCGACCAGATCACGGTGGGCGGGTGTATCGCCGGGGTTGCGCTATCGTTTCTGTTGCCGGAACTGCACGGCTTTGGCGGGGGGGAGCCGTGGCTCTTGCGCGCCATTCGCTCAGCCGTCATCGGGATGACGGGCGCAGCGGTCGGCTCGGGCGTCATTCTGTGGATCGCGCTCAGCGCTGAGGCCGTCCTGCGCCGGGAGGCGATGGGCTTCGGCGACGTGATCCTGATGGGCTGCATCGGGGCCTTCTGCGGCTGGCAGGGAGCGCTGTTCGCGATTTTTGGCGGGGCGCTGCTGGGGACGCTGGTCGTGATCCCGATGATGATTTTGCAAAAGCTTTTCGGTCTTGCCCTGCCGGGGCCGGGCAAGGTGGTCAAGGCCGGGGCCGAAGGTGTCTCCGCTGCGCTCGACAAGGAAGAGGCCGCGGCCCGCGCCAAGGCCGAAGCCACCAGCAAGGCCGCCGCCCGTTCAGCGGGTTCCGAATGCTCCAAGGGCGATGCTGGCTCAGAGGACATCGCTGCCTCGTCCGAGTCTGCCAAGGCGGGTGCCGCCGCGCAGGAAGCCGCCGCCGACCAGCAACTGGGCATGGGCGTGGCCATTCCGTTCGGGCCGTGGCTGGCGCTGGGCGGGCTGGTTTATTTCCTGTTCATGCGCGGCCCGACCGACGCTTACCTGGAGGCGCTCAAGGCCGCTGTCTTCGCCCCCCTCGGCGGTGGTGGTGCGTGA
- a CDS encoding shikimate dehydrogenase family protein produces the protein MLTSAKLDQDTVYSLDDLNDWPRDGVSLAVLGDPVAHSLSPRMYHAALACMAQTQPMFAHWHYVKMYVPEGQLGSALERLWEAGFLGMNLVLPHKVAAIPLAAELDDNAREVGAVNTLLRLPTGGYRGYNTDTYGLEEAVRRDLDAQLAGEDVILLGAGGAAQAVAHHILRSGCKSLWIGNRSQDRLARVLDGLQAVAGEGRLHGFDLTNPPAALPKTGLMVNGTSLGLHRGDPAPVDVSGFSPELKIYDMTYGHENALCLAARERGIRYADGASMLVWQGVRAMEIYSETAVPAQPMMNAVCAGSGCPVRHV, from the coding sequence ATGCTTACAAGCGCAAAGCTTGATCAGGACACGGTCTATAGCCTCGACGATTTGAACGACTGGCCCCGCGACGGCGTGTCGCTCGCTGTGCTCGGAGACCCGGTGGCGCACTCGCTGAGCCCGCGCATGTACCACGCCGCGCTCGCCTGCATGGCGCAGACCCAGCCGATGTTCGCGCACTGGCACTACGTGAAGATGTACGTGCCCGAAGGCCAGCTCGGCTCCGCACTGGAGCGACTCTGGGAGGCCGGTTTTCTCGGAATGAACCTCGTGCTCCCGCACAAGGTGGCGGCCATCCCGCTGGCGGCCGAACTGGACGACAACGCCCGCGAAGTTGGCGCGGTCAACACCCTGCTGCGGCTGCCGACCGGCGGCTATCGCGGTTACAACACCGACACCTACGGGTTGGAGGAAGCTGTCCGCCGTGACCTCGACGCGCAACTGGCGGGCGAGGATGTGATCCTGCTCGGGGCCGGAGGCGCGGCCCAGGCCGTGGCCCACCACATTTTACGCAGCGGCTGCAAGTCTCTCTGGATCGGCAACCGCAGCCAGGACCGGCTGGCCCGGGTGCTGGACGGCCTGCAAGCGGTGGCCGGGGAGGGGAGGCTGCACGGTTTTGACCTGACAAACCCACCCGCCGCGCTTCCGAAGACGGGCTTGATGGTCAACGGCACCTCGCTCGGGCTGCACCGGGGAGATCCCGCGCCGGTTGATGTGAGCGGTTTTTCGCCGGAGCTGAAAATTTACGATATGACCTACGGGCACGAGAACGCCCTTTGTCTGGCGGCCCGCGAACGCGGCATCCGCTACGCCGACGGGGCCTCGATGCTCGTGTGGCAAGGGGTGCGGGCGATGGAGATTTACAGCGAAACCGCCGTGCCCGCCCAACCGATGATGAACGCCGTATGCGCCGGTTCCGGCTGCCCTGTGCGCCATGTTTGA
- a CDS encoding glycosyltransferase family 2 protein, producing MRPEFSIIIPFYNEEESVVAVLEEVRRCQPEAEIIAVDDGSSDATWEKICSVQGIRGLRPSANRGQSAAMYAGLQRATAPVVGLMDGDGQNDPADFAKLLSAMNEGVDVVVGYRAKRKDTFSRRAASKIANRIRRMFLDDGVRDTGCSLKVFRREAVQYLVPFNGLHRYLPAIFKKAGLRIAEVPVNHRPRELGVSKYTNWDRALRGIYDLIGVSWLLKRKVHYPSIEENLHD from the coding sequence ATGAGGCCCGAGTTTTCCATCATCATCCCTTTCTACAACGAAGAAGAAAGCGTCGTCGCGGTGCTCGAAGAAGTCCGCCGCTGCCAGCCGGAGGCCGAAATCATCGCGGTGGACGATGGCAGCTCCGACGCCACTTGGGAGAAAATCTGCTCCGTACAAGGCATCCGTGGGCTTCGCCCCTCGGCCAACCGGGGGCAGAGCGCGGCCATGTACGCCGGGCTCCAGCGGGCGACGGCTCCCGTGGTCGGCCTGATGGACGGCGACGGCCAGAACGACCCGGCTGATTTCGCCAAGCTCCTGTCCGCGATGAACGAAGGCGTGGACGTGGTGGTCGGCTACCGGGCCAAGCGCAAGGACACCTTTAGCCGCCGGGCCGCCTCCAAGATCGCCAACCGCATCCGGCGGATGTTTCTGGACGACGGGGTGCGCGACACCGGCTGCTCGCTCAAGGTCTTCCGGCGAGAGGCGGTCCAGTACCTGGTGCCTTTCAACGGCCTGCATCGCTACCTGCCCGCGATTTTCAAAAAGGCCGGACTGCGCATCGCCGAGGTCCCGGTCAACCACCGTCCGCGCGAGCTGGGCGTCTCCAAGTACACGAACTGGGACCGCGCCCTGCGCGGCATTTACGACCTCATCGGGGTGAGCTGGCTGCTCAAGCGCAAGGTCCATTATCCCTCTATCGAAGAGAATTTGCATGATTGA